The genome window ATTTTCCATAAAGTCATTTAAAGTCGGTGACAGCAATTCAAGTGTAGCAGGTTGGCCAAACCATGGGTCAAAGTAAAGCGAGGCTTATTAAGAAATGATTAATAAAACATTAACCAAACCTTACCTGGCAACTTTTTTATCTAATTATTAAATAAAATAATCCAATAATGCAGACTGCCGGGAATTTACCGTTCAGAAACTCGGTTGCAACTTCTCGGCGCTTTCTATTTCCAGTTATGCTCATAGCATATAGCTTTGTACAAAAAGATCTTATTTGTATGCAGAACCTAAAAATTGCTACGGCCCAGTTTGAAAACAAAAGCGGTGACAAGGCCTACAATCTGCTCGCTATCGACAGGCTGGCGGAGAAAGCAGCAGCCGACGGCGCGCAGGTTATCGCTTTTCACGAATGTTCCGTGACTGGCTACACATTCGCCAGAAAGCTCGATCGCGAGCAACTCACCGAACTTGCCGAGCCCATTCCCGACGGGCCCAGCATAACGAAACTCGTAGACATTGCTGCCAGACATAACATTGCCGTACTGGCCGGACTTTTTGAGAAAGACGAAGCGGGAAATCTTTTCAAGGCATACGTTTGCGTGGACAAAACAGGTTTGATCGCCAAATTCAGAAAACTGCATCCGTTCATCAACAGCAACCTCACGCCGGGCAGCGAATACGTTGTGTTCGATTTGTATGGCTGGAAATGCGGGATACTAATCTGCTACGATAATAACATTGTCGAAAATGTGCGTGCTACTGCATTGCTTGGCGCGGACATTATCTTCATGCCGCACGTGACCATGATGACACCCTCCACCCGCCCCGGCGCTGGCTTTGCCGATCCGGCTTTATGGGAAAAAAGGCATGAAGATCCGACCGCGCTCCGGCTGGAATTTGACGGCTTGAAAGGGCGTGCCTGGCTTATGAAATGGCTGCCGGCAAGAGCTTATGACAATGGGATTTATGCCATATTCTCAAATCCGATCGGGATGGACGACGATCAGCTCAAAAACGGCTGCTCTATGATCCTCGACCCATTTGGCGACATTATAGCAGAATGCAGAACACTTGGCGATGACATCGCGATCGCCACATGCACACCGGAGAAACTGACCCAGGCGGGTGGTCACCGTTACAGAATGGCACGCCGGCCCGAACTTTACAGCGACGTCATCGGCGCAGATCATGCTTCCAGTCAAAAAGTAGTATGGCTAACGTAATTGCTTAGCAAGGGCTGTTATAGCAGTTGGTATTATAATTAAACATCCAGATGATGTCAAACTGATCCTGGACCACACCGAAAAGCACCTCGGTGGGTTCAGGATTTAATGCGTAAATAACCTTTCCGTCAGCAGCAAGCTTCGAAAAGCAACGGATGATCTCCTGCTGATCATCAAATAACAATGCGATAGAAATATCATTATCAGCAACAAACACGTGCCCACCCATGAAATCAGTGGCCATGATAGTAAACTCCACAGTCGTAAGCATTGCATGCATAACCTGATGCTGCATGTCATCCGGAAACTCTATGGCATAAGGCGTGTCGCCGATCGTTTCGAGCGTGAGTTTCCCGCCAAAGCAATCCTTATAAAAGTGCATTGCTTCCTTGCAATTACCATTGAATGTCAGATAGGGAGAGATACGCGTCGCCATTTTCAAACCAGTCGGTGCCTAAACAAAAATACCGCCCAGCCGCCACAAGCAACAGGGATTATACGACAAATCGCAGGGTGTTTTGCGACAATTCTGGTTTAATATATAATGGCGGGAGACCCTTACAGTTCAGCTGATATCCAACAGCTCATAGAGATCATTCGTGTTAACTACACGATCGAACCCGAGGCTTTTTAAGTGGTTAGTGAGTTTTTTATCACCTGTCCATAGCATTCCGTTTTTCTGTAAACTGAGCGCCACAAAAGCCAAGTCGTTTGAGTCAACACCGGCAGTCAACCTATCCGCTTCCTCAAAATGTTCAGTTGCTATCATTTTCTCATTCAGGAAATCAACCTGCTTCATAATCGTATACAGCAACGTGCTCACCGCTTCTATCGGCTGCCTGGAGAGCTGAACAATTTTGGCCTGATGCTTGAACAACTCTGCCATTGCATAGTAACAACTTATCCGCTCTATGTTTGGCAGAGGGCTGAAAAGAATTTCGGAAATTCGGTTGTTTGGAGATATGCAGGCGCTAAATAAGATGTTTGTATCGATGACAACGATCATGGAAGAAAACGCGATTTGTTTTCAGACCACCAACTCTTATTAACCAATTCAGCCAAATCAGAAGCCTGTTCCTCTGAGCCTTGATTCTTGGCAACTATCTCGAGAATGTTAATGTAGTCAATTACCTTTTGGACTGCGCCCATATTGATGGAGTCGCTAGCCTCAATAATAATATTTCGATCCTGACGTGTGATGACCATAGCTGTGCTTTTTTCAAATATAACACAGTTATGGTCAAGAGTCAATTGTGGTTGATGTTTACTTAATAGAATACCAATCCCTAAGCCTCACATCGATTTTCTTATCGCCGGCATTCACCAGCTTTTTGAAAGCTTCGGTGTCGCTTAGGCCGTTTTGGCCGCGGTAGTGGTAAGGATAAACGATTTTTGGTTTGAAATCCAGGACTGCGGAGGCAGCTTCGGGCACGTCCATGGTGTAGGGAAGGTTCATGCAAACGAATGCCAGATCAATGTTCTTCAACGCGCGCATTTCCGGGATTCCGGCTGTGTCACCGCTGATATAGACCGTTTTGTCACCAAATTTCAATACATAACCATTGCCGCGGCCTTTGGTATGTTTTGCATCCGCTGATTCGGGAAGGTTATACATCGGAATACCCATGATAGAGATATCCAGTTTGCTGATTGTCTGACCGTTATTAACTGCAACGGCTTTGGCTTTCAGCTTGTCCGACATCATATCAATGACCGCTTTCGGTGCTACGATGATGGCTTTGCTCAGGTCCAGAGAATCCAATGTTTTGGGATCGAAATGGTCGCCGTGAATGTCTGAAATCAGGACAAGATCGGGTGCAGCAATGCCTTTGAATGTTTTCGTGCCGCCATATGGATCCACATAAATTGTCTTTCCGGCCCAGGTCAGCGACATGGTGGCGTGGTTGAGCGGCTGTATTTTCAGGGGGCCTTTGGACGTAGACAGATCATCGGCAGCAGGAAGTTGTGCCCATAGAGGAGCCGAAATCAGTAAAAATAAGAATGCAAATGTCGCTTTCATTTTATATCAGTTTGTTTGTTCAAAGTTAACTTTTTGTAATTACTTCCCGACTTTTTATATTGTTTACATTAGTATCAAAAACATCTATTCCGAACAAATGAAGACGCATACAACTAATTACTTCGATACATTTATCCAGGTTGCAGAAGACAGCCAGGCCAAAGCGAGCGAAGTGCCGCCAACAAAGGGGGGCGAAAAATCTGTCGCCACCATTCAGTTTGAAATCATCAGCACCCATCCCTATCAATACACATCCGACGACGTGATCTTCCAGACTTACGCCGTTCGCCAGGGTCTGGACGAGGCGGAGCTTGAAGCAGAGCGCGAAAAATTCTTTTCCAAGGGCCAGCCCTGCCTAAGAGCCTCACCACTCACGAAGCGATACGGCTGGGGCGTCCACAGCAACGCCGAAGGAAAAGTTGCGTTATACGGCCTCGAATCAAAAGAATATAACAAACTCTCCTCCGACGAAAAGCTAAAAACCGTAAAAGCCATGCGCTCGAAGCGAGCTTAGGGATTTGGAATAAATGTTAGAAACTCAACACTTACCATCCCCACCCGCTTTCAGAGCAAGCCTCTCACTTGATTTCAGCTGCAATCACTTTTTTTTCGGCGCGGTTGATGCCGTAGATGATTTGCTTGCCCTTTACCCAATGGTCCATGGCGATGCCTTGACCGTGCATTGGTGCGGGTAGCGTACGGACGTGTTCGAGCGTGAATCCAGATTTCGGGAGGCGCATGACGTAAAGGTCCTGCTCGTCGTGACCTGTGCAATAGAGCAATCCGTCTTCGCCCCAGGCGCCGCCTGAATTACTTTTCGGCGTAAAAAGAGCTATAATATGCTTGGGAAAAACCCAGGATTCAAGCTGGCGCCATTCGGGATCGTATTTTACTACCGCCGTCCATCGGGTGTCCCTGCCTTCGCTGGCTTCTTTTCCGGAATAATGTGCAAACCCGCACCACCAAAAGCCATCTCTCTGATTTATCCATGTCAAAGAGCCGTGCTGAGCGATGCCAAAGCTATGGTTACCAATGTGTTGCATTGACTTCACATCGAAGATTTCAATGGAGCTTGCCATCGGAATTTCAGGGTAATTTGTGTTGGCGCAATACATTTTTCCTTTAATGACCACGCCGCTGTTTAAATGTTTGATGCCTTCTTTTGAGCCGTCCCAAACAGCAACTTGCTTGCCGTCAGATTTGGTATGTTTGGTTATGGTGTTGTTGTTGATAACATAAAAATGATCTGCATCAACGGCAACAGCCTGCTTTGCTTCAGTTACCTGAAACGACCGGATTTCAGTTACACTTTGGGAAAAACAAAATGAGGAAAAAAGACTGCTGACTGAAAGCCAGAGCCAAAACAGCGCGCTGCGTAGGATCATAAGGTTAGGATATATTTGACCAATAAAATTAGTCAAATATATGTGCTGACAAATTACCTTATTATGATATCTCCCGAATGCTTACTGCTGCACTTTCGCCAAAGCAGGTGCTTTGTATGTGTAGACGGTGTAAGGGAAAATGTAATGTGCAACCAGCTTGGAAATAAGGCTGGCCACTACAATAGGGACGAAAAGCATATAGTTATCAGCGATGGCACAAACCAGGAAAATCGCTGTGAAGGGTGCGTGAATGCTGCCGCTCAGTACTGCTGCCATGCCGATGACCATAAAATTGACAGCGATCAGATTAAGGCCGAAAAAATGGTTTAAGACCGTACAAACGATCAATCCAAGGAACGCGCCAATGAATAAGCTGGGTGCGAAAACCCCGCCATCGCCCCCGGCGCCTAATGTTATGGAGGTTGCCAGCGGTTTCAAAAGCAAGATCAGCAACAATGGTAAAATGGTTGACATTGCAGTGTCCGGCGTGAGTTTCAACAGGTTATTGATCCCGGCGTAGCCTTCGCCATATAAGCTGGGAAAGAAGAAAACAAGCAACGAAATCAGCAACGAACCAGCCAGGATTTTGGTGAGGTCATTGTTCAAAGAGCTGAAAAAACGTTTGAAAAAGAGGACACTTTTGGTCAGGTACACCGAATTAAATCCAGCGATAACCCCGAGCAATACAAAGTAAGGCAAGGCGTAGCCATTCCAAACGGAGACATTGAAATTGAATATCTGTTTGAAAAAGAAATAGCGGGTTAACAGGTAAGAAACCAGCACGGCCGTAATGACGCTGGCTGTATGCAGCTTGCTTTTTCTTTTGGTAAAAACCTCAAATGCAAACAAAAAACCCGCAATAGGCGCATTGAACAATGCTGTAACGCCCGCAGCCAGGCCCGAACAAACGAGATCGGTCCTGTATTTTTTGAGATAACTCACTTTGCGACTCGATAATGCGCCTACCGACGCCGTAGCAACGACTGTGGAAACTTCGATGCCAGTTGATCCGCCGAAAATGACTGTCAGGAATCCGTTAAAGTAATGGGAAGGGACCTTGTATGCGGGAAGCGTATTTCCATTTTTATTGATCGTGTCCAAAACCTCTTTGATGCCTTTATTGGCCTTATTCCTGAAAAGAAATCGCCTGAGCACATGGATCGTCGTGATGCCGATCAGTGGCAAAACAAAAATGAGATAGGCGTTTTCATGGATCTTTTCAAGCAAATTCTCCTCGTAATGTTCCGTGATCACTTTAAGCGTATCTGCGATCAATGCGGATATTACACCTGTAAATGCGGCGGCAATTAACACTCCGACGACTCTCTGGCTTTTCTTTACGTGATAAGATTTCTGGTCCATGCTACATTATACAAGCGCCCCATCTCGATTTTGGTTCCTGAAAATATGATGCATTTGCCTGAATGTTATAGCAATCAATGTCTCGCAGAGGCGGTCTCCTGACGATATCGTTCCTTTAAAAGATTCATCATGTATACAT of Dyadobacter chenhuakuii contains these proteins:
- a CDS encoding VOC family protein is translated as MATRISPYLTFNGNCKEAMHFYKDCFGGKLTLETIGDTPYAIEFPDDMQHQVMHAMLTTVEFTIMATDFMGGHVFVADNDISIALLFDDQQEIIRCFSKLAADGKVIYALNPEPTEVLFGVVQDQFDIIWMFNYNTNCYNSPC
- a CDS encoding DUF6157 family protein: MKTHTTNYFDTFIQVAEDSQAKASEVPPTKGGEKSVATIQFEIISTHPYQYTSDDVIFQTYAVRQGLDEAELEAEREKFFSKGQPCLRASPLTKRYGWGVHSNAEGKVALYGLESKEYNKLSSDEKLKTVKAMRSKRA
- a CDS encoding MBL fold metallo-hydrolase, whose protein sequence is MKATFAFLFLLISAPLWAQLPAADDLSTSKGPLKIQPLNHATMSLTWAGKTIYVDPYGGTKTFKGIAAPDLVLISDIHGDHFDPKTLDSLDLSKAIIVAPKAVIDMMSDKLKAKAVAVNNGQTISKLDISIMGIPMYNLPESADAKHTKGRGNGYVLKFGDKTVYISGDTAGIPEMRALKNIDLAFVCMNLPYTMDVPEAASAVLDFKPKIVYPYHYRGQNGLSDTEAFKKLVNAGDKKIDVRLRDWYSIK
- a CDS encoding nitrilase family protein, translating into MQNLKIATAQFENKSGDKAYNLLAIDRLAEKAAADGAQVIAFHECSVTGYTFARKLDREQLTELAEPIPDGPSITKLVDIAARHNIAVLAGLFEKDEAGNLFKAYVCVDKTGLIAKFRKLHPFINSNLTPGSEYVVFDLYGWKCGILICYDNNIVENVRATALLGADIIFMPHVTMMTPSTRPGAGFADPALWEKRHEDPTALRLEFDGLKGRAWLMKWLPARAYDNGIYAIFSNPIGMDDDQLKNGCSMILDPFGDIIAECRTLGDDIAIATCTPEKLTQAGGHRYRMARRPELYSDVIGADHASSQKVVWLT
- a CDS encoding PIN domain-containing protein; this encodes MIVVIDTNILFSACISPNNRISEILFSPLPNIERISCYYAMAELFKHQAKIVQLSRQPIEAVSTLLYTIMKQVDFLNEKMIATEHFEEADRLTAGVDSNDLAFVALSLQKNGMLWTGDKKLTNHLKSLGFDRVVNTNDLYELLDIS
- a CDS encoding chloride channel protein, giving the protein MDQKSYHVKKSQRVVGVLIAAAFTGVISALIADTLKVITEHYEENLLEKIHENAYLIFVLPLIGITTIHVLRRFLFRNKANKGIKEVLDTINKNGNTLPAYKVPSHYFNGFLTVIFGGSTGIEVSTVVATASVGALSSRKVSYLKKYRTDLVCSGLAAGVTALFNAPIAGFLFAFEVFTKRKSKLHTASVITAVLVSYLLTRYFFFKQIFNFNVSVWNGYALPYFVLLGVIAGFNSVYLTKSVLFFKRFFSSLNNDLTKILAGSLLISLLVFFFPSLYGEGYAGINNLLKLTPDTAMSTILPLLLILLLKPLATSITLGAGGDGGVFAPSLFIGAFLGLIVCTVLNHFFGLNLIAVNFMVIGMAAVLSGSIHAPFTAIFLVCAIADNYMLFVPIVVASLISKLVAHYIFPYTVYTYKAPALAKVQQ